A genomic region of Dactylococcopsis salina PCC 8305 contains the following coding sequences:
- the psbV gene encoding photosystem II cytochrome c-550, with the protein MLKKLILATVATVFFASQLFVNPVSAIQLDEESRTVQYNEAGNEVVISNKEAEKGKRLFNDTCAQCHLGGVTKTNPNVGLSLEALERAEPPRDNIAGLIDYMKNPTTYDGEIDIKEIHPNTVRSDIYPEMRNLTEDDLEAIAAHVLIQPNVRGKRWGGGKVYN; encoded by the coding sequence ATGTTGAAAAAACTCATTTTAGCCACTGTGGCGACTGTATTTTTTGCTTCTCAACTATTTGTCAATCCTGTATCTGCGATACAGTTGGATGAAGAAAGCCGTACCGTTCAGTATAACGAAGCGGGTAATGAAGTTGTCATCAGTAACAAGGAAGCAGAAAAAGGAAAACGTCTGTTTAATGATACTTGCGCTCAGTGTCACTTAGGCGGTGTGACTAAAACCAATCCTAATGTGGGATTAAGTTTAGAAGCGTTAGAACGTGCGGAACCGCCAAGAGATAATATTGCGGGTTTAATTGATTATATGAAAAACCCCACGACTTATGATGGGGAAATTGATATTAAAGAGATTCATCCCAATACAGTTCGTTCTGATATTTATCCTGAGATGAGAAACCTCACTGAGGATGATTTAGAAGCGATCGCCGCTCATGTTTTAATTCAGCCCAATGTACGTGGAAAACGTTGGGGTGGTGGTAAAGTTTACAACTAA
- a CDS encoding MBL fold metallo-hydrolase, which yields MSVDQNMNQSSVTNNTPKPPREILGGIYAFPPNRETLGGTSYLILGKDGNILVDCPGWNETQKSFLSDLGGVRWLFITHRDGMSQVGKIQNDLGCEVVIQEQEAYLLPNVTVTPFAEEITLGEGTGIWTCGYSPGASCLYVPFHGGVLFSGRHLLTDSEGKLAPIFTRKTFHWRRQLRNVEKLQKKFPPERLGYVCPGANTGFLRGKGAVEGEQLAQI from the coding sequence ATGTCTGTTGACCAAAACATGAATCAGTCTTCTGTTACTAACAACACACCCAAACCTCCCCGTGAGATTTTAGGGGGAATTTATGCTTTCCCACCGAACCGAGAAACATTAGGAGGAACATCCTACTTAATTTTAGGAAAAGATGGGAATATTTTGGTAGATTGTCCAGGATGGAATGAGACACAAAAATCGTTTTTAAGCGACTTGGGAGGGGTGCGTTGGTTATTTATTACTCACCGTGATGGAATGAGTCAAGTCGGTAAAATTCAAAATGATTTAGGCTGTGAAGTGGTGATTCAAGAACAGGAAGCCTATTTATTGCCTAATGTCACGGTAACGCCATTTGCAGAAGAAATTACCCTCGGAGAAGGAACAGGGATTTGGACTTGCGGTTATTCTCCTGGCGCTTCCTGTCTTTATGTTCCCTTTCACGGCGGTGTTTTATTTTCTGGTCGTCATTTATTGACGGATTCTGAGGGGAAATTAGCCCCAATTTTTACTCGTAAAACGTTCCATTGGCGAAGACAGTTAAGAAATGTGGAAAAGTTACAAAAAAAATTCCCCCCCGAAAGGCTGGGTTATGTTTGTCCAGGGGCGAATACAGGATTTTTACGGGGAAAAGGGGCGGTAGAAGGGGAACAGTTGGCACAGATTTAG
- a CDS encoding tRNA nucleotidyltransferase/poly(A) polymerase family protein, with amino-acid sequence MRMSQQLSIPNFPFPLAWLPSDAYLVGGTIRDRILNRKRQEFDLDLVVIDRAVELARDLANRCDAGFVVLDAARDIARIVFAEGTVDVAKIEGESLEQDLHRRDFTINSIALHIQSQKLIDPLGGIEDLEANLIKMVSPANLKADPLRLFRAYRQAAQLDFTIDPQTRNTITQLASELKNIASERIKTELSYLLETRKGSIYLQQAWEDGLLSICFPSVTQQQVEEVARIDVIKERLRQESSHLAATWEKNVGGQSNTLQSLAKLACFVSVSPEEAENQLTGLKFSRAEIRTVTSSLSLLPRLLEAKVETMSLRDRYFFFQEARNVFPCLLLTAMAKGLSLTAAKPLLEHYLNPHDPVAYPQPIVTGKDLLRSLSLSPSPRIGELLTELQIAYIEGKVNSPSEAIDLAKSWL; translated from the coding sequence ATGAGAATGAGTCAACAATTATCAATTCCTAATTTTCCGTTTCCGTTAGCTTGGCTTCCCTCTGATGCGTATTTAGTGGGAGGAACTATTCGAGATAGAATATTAAATCGGAAACGGCAGGAGTTTGATCTCGATTTAGTGGTGATCGATCGAGCAGTGGAATTGGCACGTGATCTCGCCAATCGCTGTGATGCGGGGTTTGTGGTGTTAGATGCAGCCAGAGATATTGCTAGAATCGTTTTTGCAGAAGGGACGGTTGATGTGGCAAAAATTGAAGGGGAAAGTTTAGAACAAGATTTGCATCGTCGAGATTTTACCATCAACTCGATCGCGCTTCACATCCAATCACAGAAACTAATTGATCCGCTTGGGGGAATAGAAGATTTAGAAGCCAACCTGATCAAAATGGTATCCCCTGCTAACCTCAAAGCTGATCCCTTGCGTCTGTTTCGCGCCTATCGTCAAGCCGCCCAACTCGACTTTACCATTGATCCTCAAACTCGTAACACCATTACCCAGCTTGCTTCTGAATTAAAAAACATCGCATCGGAACGAATTAAAACCGAACTCTCTTATCTGTTGGAAACGAGGAAAGGGAGTATTTATTTACAACAAGCGTGGGAAGATGGTTTGCTTTCGATTTGTTTTCCCTCCGTGACTCAGCAACAAGTGGAGGAAGTGGCGAGAATAGATGTTATCAAAGAAAGGTTACGTCAAGAGTCTTCTCATCTGGCGGCAACATGGGAGAAAAATGTAGGCGGACAATCGAACACTTTGCAAAGTTTAGCTAAATTAGCTTGTTTCGTCTCGGTTTCTCCTGAAGAAGCGGAAAATCAACTCACAGGGCTGAAATTTTCTCGCGCTGAAATTCGCACCGTTACCAGTAGTTTGAGTTTACTCCCGCGTCTGCTAGAAGCGAAAGTGGAAACCATGAGTCTGCGCGATCGATATTTCTTCTTTCAAGAAGCGAGAAACGTCTTCCCTTGTTTATTATTAACCGCAATGGCGAAGGGATTAAGCCTAACCGCAGCGAAACCCTTGCTGGAACATTATCTTAATCCCCATGATCCCGTTGCTTATCCCCAACCGATTGTTACTGGAAAAGACTTGCTTCGATCGCTGTCTCTGTCTCCCTCTCCTCGCATCGGTGAACTGCTGACAGAACTCCAAATCGCCTACATTGAAGGGAAAGTTAACTCTCCCTCCGAGGCGATCGATTTAGCGAAATCTTGGCTTTAA
- the bchL gene encoding ferredoxin:protochlorophyllide reductase (ATP-dependent) iron-sulfur ATP-binding protein: protein MKLSVYGKGGIGKSTTSCNISTALAKRGKKVLQIGCDPKHDSTFTLTGFLIPTIIDTLQEKDFHYEDIWPEDVIYRGYAGVDCVEAGGPPAGAGCGGYVVGETVKLLKELNAFDEYDVILFDVLGDVVCGGFAAPLNYSDYCMIVTDNGFDALFAANRIAASIREKSRTHPLRLAGLIGNRTSKRDLINKYIEAVPMPILEILPLIEDIRVSRVKGKTIFEMAETEPMLDQVAQYYLNIADQLLALPEGVVPQDAPDRDLFTLLSDYYLNPATAKGAPVEKEEELEALMV from the coding sequence GTGAAGCTATCAGTTTACGGAAAAGGCGGCATCGGAAAATCTACAACCAGTTGCAATATTTCAACCGCACTGGCAAAAAGAGGAAAAAAAGTCTTACAAATTGGTTGCGATCCTAAGCATGACAGCACATTTACCCTCACAGGGTTTTTAATTCCTACGATTATTGACACCCTACAAGAAAAAGATTTCCACTATGAGGATATTTGGCCCGAAGATGTCATTTATCGCGGTTATGCTGGCGTTGACTGCGTAGAAGCGGGGGGGCCTCCTGCTGGCGCTGGTTGCGGTGGTTATGTGGTTGGTGAAACCGTAAAACTCTTAAAAGAATTAAATGCGTTTGATGAATATGATGTGATTCTATTTGATGTTCTCGGCGACGTGGTATGTGGTGGTTTTGCTGCGCCTTTAAATTATTCTGATTACTGCATGATTGTTACTGATAACGGCTTTGATGCCCTGTTTGCGGCTAACCGTATCGCTGCTTCGATTCGGGAAAAATCTCGGACTCATCCTTTACGCCTCGCTGGTTTAATCGGTAATCGTACCTCGAAACGGGATTTAATTAATAAGTATATTGAAGCGGTGCCAATGCCAATTTTAGAGATTCTACCGCTCATTGAAGATATTCGTGTCTCTCGTGTGAAAGGGAAGACAATCTTCGAGATGGCGGAAACTGAACCGATGTTAGATCAGGTGGCTCAATATTATCTCAATATTGCTGACCAATTATTAGCTCTCCCAGAAGGCGTTGTGCCACAAGATGCGCCCGATCGCGATCTGTTTACTTTATTATCCGATTATTATCTCAATCCTGCAACGGCAAAAGGCGCGCCTGTAGAGAAAGAGGAAGAATTAGAAGCATTAATGGTTTAA
- the pgeF gene encoding peptidoglycan editing factor PgeF — MVAVSSSIFSTQQTTWEWRQSKGLDYLQCGLLAGFSHGFFTRHFYEYTLRDLTKVLTPDAETYRSKQVHGKHIVTPSEIAQTETELVEADGLFSDGKKQALWVASADCTPALIADVHTGRVAAVHAGWRGTALSILPKAIDRFFQKGSDLSNLRVALGPAISGEVYQVSETVAAQVGASLFPLDVTIPSAEKKILEQLWQYQPSPLLPDSQPEKVRLDVRRVNSLQLEKMGFHPEQIAIAPDCTYQQPQQFFSYRRSQEKAVQWSGIVSNA; from the coding sequence ATGGTAGCTGTGTCTTCTTCTATTTTTTCAACTCAACAAACTACTTGGGAATGGCGACAAAGCAAGGGCTTAGATTATCTTCAATGTGGCTTACTTGCAGGATTTTCTCATGGGTTTTTTACTCGTCATTTTTATGAATATACTTTACGAGACTTAACAAAAGTTCTCACTCCTGATGCGGAAACCTATCGCAGTAAACAGGTACACGGAAAACACATCGTCACCCCTTCAGAAATCGCGCAAACCGAGACGGAATTAGTAGAAGCTGATGGTTTATTCAGTGATGGGAAAAAACAGGCGTTGTGGGTGGCAAGTGCGGACTGTACGCCAGCGTTAATTGCAGATGTTCACACGGGACGGGTGGCGGCGGTTCACGCGGGATGGCGTGGTACGGCTTTGTCTATTTTACCCAAAGCGATCGATCGTTTCTTCCAGAAGGGAAGTGATTTATCAAACTTAAGAGTCGCACTGGGACCCGCCATTAGTGGTGAAGTTTATCAAGTTTCCGAAACAGTTGCCGCACAAGTGGGGGCGAGTTTGTTTCCTCTTGATGTTACCATTCCTTCAGCAGAGAAAAAGATTTTAGAACAACTTTGGCAATATCAACCTTCTCCTCTCCTCCCCGACTCGCAACCCGAAAAAGTCCGTTTAGATGTGCGTCGTGTGAACAGCCTACAATTAGAAAAAATGGGCTTTCATCCCGAACAAATTGCAATTGCCCCTGATTGTACCTATCAACAGCCGCAACAGTTTTTCTCCTATCGTCGTAGTCAAGAAAAAGCCGTTCAATGGTCGGGAATTGTTAGTAACGCTTAA
- a CDS encoding ArnT family glycosyltransferase, producing MKDRKNEQSLIFIISLSIIISLCMITFIWRLGSIGLVDETEPLFAEAARQIVETGNWITPYFNGETRFDKPPLIYWLMAIGYQVLGVNEWAVRLPSAFSAMGLTLLLFFVLIRFGMSPFSRASEFNQKQWGSLIAAATLALTPEFIIWARVGVSDLLLTGCMGSALLCFFVGYVNSEKATEAPFFKISLPSAWYLGFYILTALAVLAKGPVGLVLPGLILITFLLYQGNLWTVFKEMRVVSGAIIFLVMTVPWYVLVTLENGQTYINSFFGYHNVQRFTGVVNDHDAPWYFYFLIILIGFAPLSVYLPSAIGLLQVWRRKFWQQQPREKQLGIFAFFWLITIFVFFTIAVTKLPSYIIPLLPAAAILMGLFWSYYQEEAPGMSLKINAVVNIIFLLALAGALYYSPNFIGYDPAAPNLSEIYARSKLNILGGMIWFGAAILSLLTLIRNSIRWLWGINLLAMLLTFVFVLQPMIFLMDQVRQKPLRELAKLEQTVRQSAEELIMIGMKKPSVAFYTEHRVNFIDETEDAIAHLKQKPQDESTIILSHPRKLKTIIDHSKQVTILGQKGEYQLIRIQPDL from the coding sequence ATGAAGGATCGTAAAAACGAACAATCCCTAATTTTTATTATTTCCTTGTCAATTATTATTAGTCTCTGTATGATTACTTTTATCTGGAGATTAGGGAGCATTGGTTTAGTTGATGAAACCGAACCTCTATTCGCAGAAGCCGCTCGTCAGATAGTAGAAACGGGCAACTGGATTACTCCCTATTTTAACGGTGAGACTCGTTTCGATAAACCGCCTTTAATATACTGGTTAATGGCGATCGGGTATCAAGTTTTAGGAGTCAATGAATGGGCGGTGCGACTGCCTTCTGCATTCAGCGCAATGGGATTAACTCTCCTGCTTTTTTTTGTCTTGATTCGTTTTGGAATGTCTCCCTTTTCTCGTGCTTCAGAATTCAACCAAAAACAGTGGGGAAGTTTGATTGCGGCTGCTACTCTCGCGCTTACGCCAGAGTTTATCATTTGGGCGAGAGTGGGTGTATCTGATTTATTATTAACGGGATGTATGGGGAGTGCTTTACTCTGTTTTTTTGTCGGTTATGTAAACTCAGAAAAAGCAACAGAAGCTCCTTTTTTTAAGATTAGTCTCCCCTCAGCTTGGTATCTTGGCTTTTATATTTTAACCGCTCTTGCTGTATTAGCAAAAGGTCCCGTTGGCTTGGTTTTACCTGGATTAATTCTGATTACTTTTTTGCTCTATCAAGGGAATTTATGGACTGTTTTTAAGGAAATGCGTGTTGTTTCCGGTGCGATTATTTTCTTAGTGATGACAGTGCCTTGGTATGTTTTAGTAACTTTGGAAAATGGACAAACTTATATTAATTCGTTTTTTGGTTATCATAATGTACAACGCTTTACAGGAGTGGTGAATGACCATGATGCGCCTTGGTATTTCTATTTTTTGATCATCTTAATTGGCTTTGCCCCTTTATCCGTTTATCTTCCTAGCGCGATCGGGCTTTTACAAGTTTGGCGCAGAAAGTTTTGGCAACAACAACCACGAGAAAAACAGTTAGGAATTTTTGCTTTTTTTTGGTTGATTACTATCTTTGTTTTCTTTACGATCGCTGTCACCAAACTTCCCAGTTACATTATTCCCTTACTGCCAGCGGCGGCAATTTTAATGGGATTATTTTGGAGTTATTACCAAGAAGAAGCACCAGGAATGAGCTTAAAAATTAATGCAGTTGTTAACATTATTTTTCTATTGGCTTTAGCAGGAGCATTGTATTATAGTCCTAACTTTATCGGCTATGATCCCGCCGCCCCAAACTTATCAGAAATTTACGCTCGATCGAAGCTCAATATTTTAGGAGGAATGATCTGGTTCGGTGCTGCCATTTTATCACTACTGACTCTAATCCGAAACTCGATTCGTTGGTTGTGGGGAATCAATCTTTTAGCAATGTTACTCACGTTTGTTTTTGTGTTACAACCCATGATTTTCTTAATGGATCAAGTGCGACAGAAACCCTTAAGAGAATTAGCCAAATTAGAGCAAACCGTGAGACAATCAGCAGAAGAATTAATAATGATTGGTATGAAAAAACCAAGCGTTGCTTTTTATACTGAACATCGGGTTAATTTTATAGATGAAACAGAAGACGCGATCGCTCATCTCAAACAAAAACCACAAGACGAATCCACCATCATTTTAAGTCATCCTCGTAAACTCAAAACGATCATAGATCATTCAAAACAAGTAACAATTTTAGGTCAAAAAGGAGAATATCAACTGATTCGCATTCAGCCCGATCTTTAA
- a CDS encoding Ycf34 family protein, translating into MCICVNCHYVDRCTTYHAVETQHEQPHLTNFPNFEPIEPTVNVNIRPQEEYIEIEWDVVGCESFLEEAGKWAKLRPGEPVPT; encoded by the coding sequence ATGTGTATCTGTGTTAACTGCCACTACGTCGATCGTTGCACCACCTATCATGCAGTAGAGACGCAACACGAACAACCTCACCTCACCAACTTTCCCAACTTTGAACCGATCGAACCCACCGTCAATGTTAACATTCGTCCTCAAGAAGAATACATCGAAATCGAGTGGGATGTGGTCGGTTGTGAAAGTTTCCTCGAAGAAGCTGGAAAATGGGCGAAATTACGTCCAGGGGAACCAGTTCCCACCTAA
- the smpB gene encoding SsrA-binding protein SmpB: MSQENEPGGIKVIAQNRKARFLYEILETYEAGIQLIGTEVKSIRGGRINLQDGYALIRKGEVWLINVNISPYEATGSYFNHDPKRSRKLLLHRKEISKLIGKTEQKGLTLVPLKMYLKKGIVKVQIGLGKGKKLHDKRETVKRREDQKEMQRVVKRY; the protein is encoded by the coding sequence ATGAGTCAAGAAAATGAACCAGGGGGAATTAAAGTAATTGCCCAAAATCGCAAAGCACGTTTTTTATATGAAATTTTAGAAACGTATGAAGCAGGGATTCAACTGATTGGAACTGAAGTTAAATCCATTCGGGGAGGGCGTATTAATCTACAAGATGGATATGCGTTAATCCGCAAAGGAGAAGTGTGGTTAATTAATGTGAATATCTCGCCTTATGAAGCCACTGGATCATATTTTAATCACGATCCAAAACGCAGTCGCAAACTCTTACTTCATCGGAAAGAAATTAGTAAGCTAATTGGGAAAACTGAACAAAAGGGGTTAACCCTCGTTCCGTTGAAGATGTATCTGAAAAAAGGGATTGTTAAGGTACAAATTGGCTTAGGGAAAGGGAAGAAATTACACGATAAACGAGAAACGGTTAAACGTCGCGAAGATCAAAAAGAAATGCAGCGCGTGGTTAAGCGTTACTAA
- a CDS encoding ferredoxin:protochlorophyllide reductase (ATP-dependent) subunit N yields MTEETALNFECETGNYHTFCPISCVAWLYQKIEDSFFLVIGTKTCGYFLQNSMGVMIFAEPRYAMAELEEGDISAKLSDYDELKRLCLQIKRDRNPSVIVWIGTCTTEIIKMDLEGIAPKLEAEIGIPIVVARANGLDYAFTQGEDTVLAAMVNRCDDTPQVEAETEVEPKKNGFSRLLNFGQKEEAETQETEYKDHPPLTLFGSVPDSVETQLTLELKKQGIKVSGWLPSKRFTELPSIEKGNYACGVHPFLSRTATNLMRRRKCKLIGAPFPIGPDGTRAWIEKICSVFNIEPEGLDEREAQIWESVEDYVKLVRGKSVFFMGDNLLEISLARFLVRCGMTVHEIGIPYMDKRYQGAELALLEQTCVEMGVDVPRIVEKPDNYRQIERIMAENPDLVITGMAHANPLEARGFSTKWSVEFTFSQIQGFTNTRDLLELVTRPLRRNNNLKELGWTDLVHEEDAKRITV; encoded by the coding sequence ATGACAGAAGAAACGGCATTAAATTTTGAATGTGAAACAGGGAATTATCATACATTTTGCCCCATCAGTTGTGTGGCTTGGTTGTATCAGAAAATTGAGGATAGTTTCTTTTTGGTAATTGGAACTAAAACTTGTGGCTATTTCCTACAAAACTCGATGGGCGTGATGATTTTTGCTGAACCTCGTTATGCAATGGCAGAGTTAGAAGAGGGAGATATTTCGGCGAAACTGAGTGATTATGATGAGTTAAAACGGTTGTGTTTACAAATTAAACGCGATCGCAACCCAAGTGTTATTGTGTGGATCGGCACTTGTACCACAGAAATCATCAAAATGGATTTAGAAGGAATCGCCCCGAAATTAGAAGCAGAAATTGGGATTCCGATTGTGGTCGCACGGGCGAATGGTTTAGACTATGCTTTTACGCAAGGAGAAGACACGGTTTTAGCCGCGATGGTTAATCGTTGTGATGATACGCCGCAAGTAGAAGCAGAAACAGAAGTAGAACCAAAGAAAAACGGCTTTTCTCGCTTATTGAATTTTGGACAGAAAGAAGAAGCAGAAACCCAAGAAACTGAATATAAAGATCATCCCCCGTTGACTTTATTTGGTTCAGTTCCCGATTCTGTAGAAACACAGTTAACGCTAGAATTGAAAAAACAAGGGATTAAAGTGTCGGGTTGGTTGCCATCCAAACGCTTTACGGAGTTGCCCAGTATTGAAAAAGGAAACTACGCTTGTGGGGTGCATCCCTTTTTAAGTCGAACTGCGACCAACTTAATGCGTCGGCGGAAGTGTAAACTAATTGGTGCGCCTTTCCCCATTGGGCCAGATGGAACTCGCGCCTGGATTGAAAAAATTTGTTCTGTGTTTAATATTGAACCCGAAGGTTTAGACGAACGGGAAGCACAGATTTGGGAAAGTGTCGAAGATTATGTGAAGTTGGTACGCGGGAAGTCTGTTTTCTTTATGGGAGATAATCTCTTAGAGATTTCTTTGGCACGTTTCTTGGTGCGTTGTGGGATGACAGTCCATGAAATTGGTATCCCTTACATGGATAAACGCTATCAAGGCGCGGAATTGGCACTGTTAGAACAAACTTGTGTGGAAATGGGAGTCGATGTGCCTCGTATTGTGGAAAAACCCGATAATTATCGTCAGATTGAACGTATTATGGCGGAAAATCCTGATTTGGTAATTACGGGAATGGCGCACGCAAATCCGTTAGAAGCACGTGGATTTAGTACAAAATGGTCTGTAGAGTTTACTTTCTCCCAAATTCAAGGGTTTACTAATACTCGTGATTTATTGGAGTTGGTGACTCGTCCGTTGCGTCGGAATAATAATCTGAAAGAGTTGGGTTGGACTGATTTAGTTCACGAAGAGGACGCGAAACGGATTACAGTTTAA
- a CDS encoding site-2 protease family protein: protein MELFWILLVLGGITYFLVHRSASGLTSTPIWLLWLAVMIPAFTWSFWLLFVGEEQPIPILLMLIPFIVSPLLYFWLLQRGIKDKTALNSSSSKTESKETLTPTILDKKTPDDKKEKRILTPEEEEDLKTCFPWEFYYLQTVDYGGQAVLCRGKLRAVPEKAYHKIRGNVQKKFGDRFLILFQESFQGEPFFALVPNPRKEEKSTQIKDELNKPWLALSLGIITLFTTTIVGVEFNNISPQKFQSDPSLLLQGLPYALSLMWILGCHEFSHYFAALYYKIKATLPYFIPVPFFLGTFGAFIQMKSPVPHRKALFDVAIAGPLGGFIMTIPILIWGLSLSEVVPISEESALLTVESLDPRSSLLMTLFCKISLGSDFVAETAINLHPIAIAGYIGLIVTALNLMPVGQLDGGHIVHAIYGQRTAVIVGQISRLLMLFLALIEPAFLIWAIILFFMPILDEPALNDVTELDSMRDLFGLLALALLVTILLPLPETFANLLNV from the coding sequence ATGGAACTTTTTTGGATTTTATTAGTTTTAGGAGGAATCACTTACTTTTTGGTGCATCGTAGCGCCAGTGGTTTAACTAGCACCCCCATTTGGTTATTGTGGTTGGCGGTGATGATTCCTGCTTTTACTTGGAGTTTCTGGTTACTATTTGTCGGTGAAGAACAACCGATTCCAATTTTGTTAATGTTGATTCCGTTTATTGTTTCTCCGCTTTTATATTTTTGGTTATTACAGCGAGGAATAAAAGATAAAACCGCCTTAAATTCTTCTTCCTCTAAAACGGAAAGTAAAGAAACATTAACGCCGACAATTTTAGATAAAAAAACGCCAGATGATAAAAAAGAGAAGCGAATTTTAACGCCAGAGGAAGAGGAAGATTTGAAAACTTGTTTTCCCTGGGAATTTTATTATTTACAAACTGTGGATTATGGCGGACAAGCGGTATTATGTCGGGGAAAGTTACGCGCTGTTCCAGAAAAAGCCTATCATAAAATTCGTGGTAATGTACAAAAAAAGTTTGGCGATCGATTTCTAATTTTATTCCAAGAGAGTTTTCAAGGCGAACCCTTTTTCGCCCTGGTTCCGAATCCGAGGAAAGAAGAGAAATCAACTCAAATCAAGGACGAACTAAATAAACCTTGGTTAGCGTTAAGTTTAGGAATCATTACGCTATTTACAACAACGATCGTGGGAGTTGAATTCAATAATATTTCGCCCCAAAAATTTCAATCCGATCCCAGTTTACTCTTACAAGGATTGCCTTATGCTTTAAGTTTAATGTGGATTCTGGGATGCCATGAATTTAGCCATTATTTTGCCGCCCTTTATTACAAAATTAAAGCTACTTTGCCTTATTTTATTCCAGTACCTTTCTTTTTAGGAACATTTGGGGCGTTCATACAAATGAAATCACCTGTTCCCCATCGTAAGGCTTTATTTGATGTGGCAATTGCTGGCCCTTTAGGGGGATTTATAATGACTATTCCGATCTTAATTTGGGGGCTATCTTTATCAGAGGTTGTGCCAATTTCTGAGGAGTCAGCATTACTAACCGTTGAGTCTCTTGATCCGCGATCGTCGCTTTTGATGACACTATTTTGTAAAATAAGTTTGGGCAGTGATTTTGTTGCAGAAACCGCAATTAATTTACACCCGATCGCGATCGCGGGTTATATTGGTTTAATTGTTACCGCTTTGAATTTAATGCCAGTGGGACAATTAGATGGTGGACATATTGTTCATGCCATTTATGGACAGCGTACCGCCGTAATTGTTGGTCAAATTTCGCGACTCTTGATGTTATTCTTAGCCTTAATTGAACCAGCGTTTTTAATCTGGGCAATTATTCTCTTTTTCATGCCAATTTTAGATGAACCCGCCTTAAATGATGTGACAGAATTAGATAGTATGCGAGACTTATTCGGATTACTGGCTTTAGCTTTGTTGGTGACAATTTTGTTACCGCTTCCTGAAACCTTTGCCAATTTATTGAATGTGTAA